GTTCCTTAGGCTGTAGATAAAAGGATTCATCATTTGAGGGATCACAATGTACATCACTGAGGCTACTGCAGTCTTCTTGGGAGAGAGTGCAAATGCAGAACTGAGGTACACACCAACAGATGTCccataaaataaagaaacaacggagaggtgagacccacaggtggCGAAAGCTTTATGCTTTCCATCAGTTGATGGCATTCTTAAAACGGAGGAGATAATTCGAGTGTAAGAGAATATGATCCCAGAGAGAGGAACACCACCCAATATGCAAGCCACAAAATATATCAGGATGTTATTGATGAGGGTACTGGAGCAGGCGAGCTTGAGGACCTGAGGAAGTTCACAGAAGAACTGAGGGATTTCAAGATCTGTGCAAAAGGACAGCTGCAAAACCATCAGACTGTGGATCAGCGCATCCACCATACTGAGGAACAAAGAAAGTAGAACTAGCAGGCTGCAGAAGCAAGGGTTCATGACGACTGTGTACTTCAGtgggtgacaaatggccacatagcgatcataggccataGCTGCgagaagaaaattttcaaaaccaCAAAAAACCTGGACAAAGAAAATCTGATTGAGGCAGCCTGTATAAGTGATGCTCTGATTCTGCGTCTTGATATTCACCAGCGTCTTTGGGATGGTAGTTGTACTTAA
This DNA window, taken from Elephas maximus indicus isolate mEleMax1 chromosome 3, mEleMax1 primary haplotype, whole genome shotgun sequence, encodes the following:
- the LOC126074089 gene encoding olfactory receptor 7G2-like, producing the protein MEPRNQTSVSKFLLLGLTEDPELQLLLFSLFLAVYMVTVLENLLIVLTVSSDSYLHTPMYFFVSNLSITDICLSTTTIPKTLVNIKTQNQSITYTGCLNQIFFVQVFCGFENFLLAAMAYDRYVAICHPLKYTVVMNPCFCSLLVLLSLFLSMVDALIHSLMVLQLSFCTDLEIPQFFCELPQVLKLACSSTLINNILIYFVACILGGVPLSGIIFSYTRIISSVLRMPSTDGKHKAFATCGSHLSVVSLFYGTSVGVYLSSAFALSPKKTAVASVMYIVIPQMMNPFIYSLRNRDIKVSLRKLIGRMPSI